In Luteimonas sp. MC1750, the following proteins share a genomic window:
- a CDS encoding DUF4126 domain-containing protein: protein MSEAHLFAAGVLLAWLAGIRVYLTVFGVGLAGAMGWLELPSALEVTASPWVMGISGVLALVEFFTDKIPGVDSGWDFLQTLARVPAGAFLAAAALSPDGDLSAGMLATGAGVALGSHALKAGSRVLINASPEPLSNWSASVTEDVAAVGLLALALANPLLALGIALTLSLLLALALWWVWRRLFRRRPAMPAR from the coding sequence ATGTCCGAAGCCCATCTGTTCGCGGCCGGCGTGCTGCTGGCCTGGCTGGCCGGCATCCGGGTCTACCTGACGGTCTTCGGCGTCGGCCTGGCCGGCGCGATGGGCTGGCTCGAGCTGCCCTCCGCCCTCGAGGTCACCGCATCGCCCTGGGTGATGGGCATCTCCGGCGTGCTGGCCCTGGTGGAATTCTTCACCGACAAGATCCCCGGCGTCGATTCCGGCTGGGACTTCCTGCAGACCCTGGCCCGCGTGCCCGCCGGCGCCTTCCTGGCCGCGGCGGCGCTCTCGCCCGACGGCGACCTCTCGGCCGGCATGCTCGCCACCGGCGCCGGCGTCGCGCTGGGCAGCCACGCGCTCAAGGCCGGCAGCCGGGTGCTGATCAACGCCTCGCCCGAACCGCTCAGCAACTGGAGCGCCTCGGTCACCGAGGACGTCGCCGCGGTCGGCCTGCTGGCACTCGCCCTGGCCAATCCGCTGCTGGCGCTGGGCATCGCGCTGACCCTGAGCCTGCTGCTGGCGCTGGCCCTCTGGTGGGTCTGGCGCCGGCTGTTCCGGCGGCGGCCGGCCATGCCGGCACGCTGA
- a CDS encoding MFS transporter: protein MAYSQFQLLRERRFLPYFAVQALGAFNDNVYRQAIIGLLFYLGVDSGQRTLYTNLAPALFILPYFLFSAIAGQFAEKLEKQRLIVITTAMEIGIMTLAGIGFLLGNMPLLLVALFATGMQSTLFGPVKYSILPAVLKPEELTGGNGLVEMGTSLSILAGMIYGGLVFQVAGSWGAEAAAASVIALAVTGNLVARLIPRVDAGAPELQVNWNPVPESVRIWTLTRRTPAVRNAILGVSWFWFVGTVLTAQLPNYAELHLGAAERSTSLYIFGLALFSVGVGTGSLLCEKLSARTVEIGLVPLGALGISAFMLDLYFARSGLAPQAGLDIAGFLAADNGWRIAIDLTGIGFSCGLFIVPLFALIQSRTPKQEMARVFAGLNIQNAAFIVAAAVIGLALQQVLGWSIPQVFLAVAIANLLVATWIFTIVPEFAMRFVSWLLVRTLYRLELHGIERHVPDEGPALLVCNHVSYMDALVLAASIPRPVRFVMYYRIFQIPVMRWIFRAAGAIPIASPKEDRAMMERAFDAIDAALAEGELVLIFPEGRLTRDGAIAPFKSGVERILARRPVPVVPMALRNMWSSMWSRRSAAAASGQMARMRLPRRFRAHVAVMAEAPVPGAAADAAMLEARVRALRGDNP from the coding sequence ATGGCGTACTCACAGTTCCAGCTGCTGCGCGAGCGGCGCTTCCTGCCCTATTTCGCCGTGCAGGCGCTGGGCGCCTTCAACGACAACGTCTACCGCCAGGCGATCATCGGCCTGCTGTTCTACCTGGGCGTCGACAGCGGGCAGCGCACGCTCTACACCAACCTCGCGCCGGCCTTGTTCATCCTGCCCTACTTCCTGTTTTCGGCGATCGCCGGGCAGTTCGCGGAGAAGCTGGAGAAGCAGCGGCTGATCGTGATCACCACGGCGATGGAGATCGGGATCATGACGCTCGCCGGCATCGGCTTCCTGCTCGGCAACATGCCGCTGCTGCTGGTGGCGCTGTTCGCGACCGGCATGCAGTCGACGCTGTTCGGGCCGGTCAAGTATTCGATCCTGCCCGCGGTGCTCAAACCCGAGGAGCTCACCGGCGGCAACGGCCTGGTCGAGATGGGGACGTCGCTGTCGATCCTCGCCGGCATGATCTACGGCGGCCTGGTGTTCCAGGTCGCGGGCAGCTGGGGCGCGGAAGCGGCCGCGGCCTCGGTGATCGCGCTGGCCGTCACCGGCAACCTGGTGGCGCGCCTGATCCCGCGCGTCGACGCCGGCGCGCCGGAGCTCCAGGTCAACTGGAACCCGGTGCCGGAATCGGTCCGGATCTGGACGCTCACCCGGCGCACGCCGGCGGTGCGCAACGCGATCCTCGGCGTGTCCTGGTTCTGGTTCGTGGGCACGGTGCTGACCGCGCAGCTGCCCAACTATGCCGAGCTGCACCTGGGCGCCGCCGAGCGTTCGACCAGCCTCTACATCTTCGGCCTTGCGCTGTTCTCGGTCGGCGTGGGCACGGGCTCGCTGCTGTGCGAGAAGCTCTCGGCGCGCACGGTGGAAATCGGGCTGGTGCCGCTGGGGGCGCTCGGCATCAGCGCCTTCATGCTCGACCTCTATTTCGCGCGCAGCGGGCTCGCACCGCAGGCCGGCCTCGACATCGCCGGATTCCTGGCCGCCGACAACGGCTGGCGCATCGCCATCGACCTCACCGGCATCGGCTTCTCCTGCGGCCTGTTCATCGTGCCGCTGTTCGCGCTGATCCAGAGCCGCACGCCGAAGCAGGAAATGGCGCGGGTGTTTGCCGGGCTCAACATCCAGAACGCGGCCTTCATCGTCGCCGCGGCGGTGATCGGGCTGGCCCTGCAGCAGGTGCTGGGCTGGAGCATCCCGCAGGTGTTCCTGGCGGTGGCGATCGCCAACCTGCTGGTCGCGACCTGGATCTTCACCATCGTGCCCGAGTTCGCGATGCGCTTCGTCAGCTGGCTGCTGGTGCGCACGCTGTACCGGCTGGAACTGCACGGCATCGAGCGCCACGTGCCCGACGAGGGCCCGGCGCTCCTGGTCTGCAACCACGTCAGCTACATGGACGCGCTGGTGCTGGCGGCGAGCATCCCGCGGCCGGTGCGCTTCGTCATGTACTACCGGATCTTCCAGATCCCGGTGATGCGCTGGATCTTCAGGGCGGCCGGCGCGATTCCGATCGCGAGCCCGAAGGAAGACCGGGCGATGATGGAGCGCGCCTTCGACGCCATCGACGCGGCGCTGGCCGAGGGCGAGCTGGTGCTGATCTTTCCCGAGGGGCGACTGACCCGCGACGGCGCGATCGCGCCGTTCAAATCCGGCGTCGAACGCATCCTCGCGCGCCGGCCGGTGCCGGTGGTGCCGATGGCGCTGCGCAACATGTGGAGCAGCATGTGGAGCCGACGCAGCGCGGCCGCCGCCAGCGGGCAGATGGCCCGCATGCGCCTGCCGCGCCGCTTCCGCGCCCACGTGGCGGTGATGGCCGAGGCACCGGTTCCCGGTGCCGCCGCCGACGCCGCGATGCTGGAGGCACGGGTGCGCGCCCTGCGCGGCGACAACCCCTGA
- a CDS encoding hybrid sensor histidine kinase/response regulator produces MTTRGRPTALMMRWLALGAAAGAALTLVLDVMGMEGPWQHAALVLVLLALFAVIALHVGLHRRDQQIEEADERARRDEGVMEQLQAQIEQHTQLEQQLRQAKQAAESAVMAKGEFLATMSHEIRTPLNGIVPMLDLLMHARLASDHAELVRTAYTSSQQMLRIVDDILDYSKLEADRLELETTSFNLRELLDGVLQLLERPAQGKGLRMNLTVDPAVRLAVRGDPVRLRQVLGNLVSNAVKFTERGSVSVSVRRIGETAAQHQLRFEVRDTGIGIAATSQPRLFQAFSQADASTTRLYGGTGLGLAISKRIVDLMGGRIGVDSEPGHGATFWFEVPLLKAAGDMQNTVEDSTSRGRLLLLSADPRLRLRLSMLLPNWGLRVSSVETTQEALDRLRTAANQGAPWAYSLVLADLAGMRSTAVALHRNLGRQAVYGDLKLVCLYGDDPVPEELQRSVTLLSRQAPDADLRAALLGGNFAPTPDPREHATMVAIRPAPTSTAPVRPARVLLVEDNPVNLMVGQRLLSVLGITCDTASNGEAAVLRMEASRYDIVLMDCQMPVMDGYTATRRWREMEAAADDGRHVPIIAMTANAMAGDRQKCLDAGMDDYLAKPVTRSELERTLARWWNAETAAAAAQRESYEVDPLTGDMIGPAADADLAVEFVDGLPLPQEPDVAQVSAWSDLSTESALAPVTVPVPVTPAPVAVSVPAALTTASPPVADPGIAPPPAAPAVPPQVLPPVLDHEILDELRAMLGGDLDHLVDVFLTDTPRLIAALEQAATGPDYDALRDAAHSLKSSSANLGALSLSAAAKRVELGARERLLERPAVAVALVANEFNRARAALKAASPAQA; encoded by the coding sequence ATGACCACACGCGGACGCCCCACGGCCCTCATGATGCGCTGGCTTGCGCTCGGCGCCGCGGCAGGCGCCGCGCTGACCCTGGTGCTGGACGTGATGGGGATGGAAGGCCCCTGGCAGCACGCCGCGCTGGTGCTGGTGCTGCTGGCGCTGTTCGCGGTGATCGCGCTCCACGTGGGGCTGCACCGGCGCGACCAGCAGATCGAGGAAGCCGACGAGCGCGCGCGTCGCGACGAGGGGGTGATGGAGCAGCTGCAGGCGCAGATCGAGCAGCACACCCAGCTCGAGCAACAGCTGCGCCAGGCCAAGCAGGCCGCGGAATCGGCGGTGATGGCCAAGGGCGAGTTCCTGGCCACGATGAGCCACGAGATCCGCACGCCGCTCAACGGCATCGTGCCGATGCTCGACCTGCTGATGCACGCGCGCCTGGCCTCCGACCACGCCGAGCTGGTGCGCACGGCCTACACCTCGTCGCAGCAGATGCTGCGCATCGTCGACGACATCCTCGACTACTCGAAGCTCGAGGCCGACCGCCTCGAGCTCGAGACCACCAGCTTCAACCTGCGCGAGCTGCTCGACGGCGTGCTGCAGCTGCTGGAGCGCCCGGCGCAGGGCAAGGGCCTGCGCATGAACCTGACCGTCGACCCGGCAGTGCGCCTGGCGGTGCGCGGCGACCCGGTGCGCCTGCGCCAGGTGCTGGGCAACCTGGTCTCGAATGCGGTCAAGTTCACCGAGCGCGGTTCGGTGTCGGTGTCGGTGCGCCGGATCGGCGAGACCGCGGCCCAGCACCAGCTGCGCTTCGAGGTCCGCGACACCGGCATCGGCATCGCCGCGACGTCGCAGCCGCGCCTGTTCCAGGCCTTCAGCCAGGCCGACGCCTCGACCACCCGCCTCTACGGCGGCACCGGGCTGGGGCTCGCCATCTCCAAGCGCATCGTCGACCTGATGGGCGGACGCATCGGCGTCGACTCCGAGCCCGGCCACGGCGCGACCTTCTGGTTCGAGGTGCCGCTGCTGAAGGCCGCCGGGGACATGCAGAACACGGTCGAGGACAGCACCTCGCGCGGCCGCCTGCTCCTGCTCAGCGCGGACCCGCGCCTGCGCCTTCGCCTGTCGATGCTGCTGCCGAACTGGGGCCTCCGCGTGAGCTCGGTCGAGACCACGCAGGAAGCCCTCGACCGGCTGCGCACCGCCGCCAACCAGGGCGCACCCTGGGCCTACTCCCTCGTGCTGGCGGACCTCGCCGGCATGCGCAGCACCGCGGTGGCCCTGCACCGAAACCTCGGCCGCCAGGCCGTCTACGGCGACCTCAAGCTCGTCTGCCTGTACGGCGACGACCCGGTCCCGGAAGAGCTCCAGCGCAGCGTCACGCTACTCAGCCGGCAGGCCCCCGATGCCGATCTCCGCGCCGCCCTCCTCGGAGGGAATTTCGCGCCGACACCGGACCCCCGGGAGCACGCCACCATGGTCGCCATCCGTCCCGCGCCAACCTCGACCGCCCCCGTGCGCCCCGCACGCGTGCTGCTGGTCGAAGACAACCCCGTGAACCTGATGGTGGGCCAGCGCCTGCTGTCGGTGCTGGGCATCACCTGCGACACCGCCAGCAACGGCGAAGCGGCCGTGCTGCGCATGGAGGCCTCGCGCTACGACATCGTGCTGATGGACTGCCAGATGCCGGTGATGGACGGCTACACGGCGACCCGCCGCTGGCGCGAGATGGAAGCCGCAGCCGACGACGGCCGCCACGTGCCGATCATCGCCATGACCGCGAACGCCATGGCCGGCGACCGCCAGAAGTGCCTCGACGCCGGCATGGACGACTACCTCGCCAAGCCGGTGACCCGCAGCGAGCTCGAGCGCACGCTCGCGCGCTGGTGGAATGCCGAGACCGCCGCGGCCGCGGCGCAGCGCGAGTCCTACGAGGTCGATCCGCTGACCGGTGACATGATCGGCCCTGCGGCGGACGCGGACCTGGCGGTGGAATTCGTCGACGGGCTCCCGCTGCCGCAGGAGCCGGACGTCGCGCAGGTGTCCGCCTGGAGTGACCTCTCGACGGAGTCCGCGCTGGCCCCGGTGACCGTGCCTGTACCGGTCACGCCGGCCCCCGTGGCCGTGTCTGTACCGGCCGCGTTGACGACGGCATCGCCGCCTGTCGCCGATCCGGGGATCGCACCGCCCCCGGCCGCCCCCGCGGTGCCGCCGCAGGTGCTGCCGCCGGTGCTCGACCACGAGATCCTCGACGAGCTGCGCGCCATGCTCGGCGGCGACCTGGACCACCTGGTCGATGTCTTCCTGACGGATACGCCGCGCCTGATCGCCGCGCTCGAGCAGGCGGCCACCGGTCCGGACTACGACGCGCTGCGCGATGCCGCGCACTCGCTGAAGTCCTCCAGCGCGAACCTCGGCGCGCTGTCGCTGTCGGCGGCCGCCAAGCGCGTGGAGCTTGGCGCACGCGAACGGCTTCTGGAGCGTCCCGCCGTGGCGGTGGCCCTGGTGGCCAACGAGTTCAACCGCGCGCGCGCGGCGCTCAAAGCGGCGAGTCCGGCCCAGGCCTGA
- a CDS encoding CbbQ/NirQ/NorQ/GpvN family protein, producing the protein MLEHAGPAEAGPYYLPTGNEVGIVEQCHAGGLAVMLKGPTGCGKTRFVEHMAWRLGRPLITVACHDDLTASDLIGRFLIRHDDTVWQDGPLTRAVREGAICYLDEVVEARQDTIVVLHPLTDYRRILPIDRTGETLEAAPGFQLVISYNPGYQRMLKDLKPSTRQRFVAIELGFPEAPAEAAIVANESGVDGGTARALVELAGRLRSLRDRGLAEVPSTRLLIAAGRLVASGIGLREACNAAVVAPLSDDPTLLGAMRELVDAMFP; encoded by the coding sequence GTGCTTGAGCATGCGGGGCCGGCCGAAGCCGGCCCCTACTACCTGCCCACCGGCAACGAGGTCGGCATCGTCGAGCAGTGCCACGCCGGCGGGCTGGCGGTCATGCTCAAGGGCCCCACCGGCTGCGGCAAGACCCGCTTCGTCGAACACATGGCCTGGCGGCTGGGGCGTCCGCTGATCACCGTCGCCTGCCATGACGACCTCACCGCGAGCGACCTGATCGGCCGCTTCCTGATCCGCCACGACGACACCGTCTGGCAGGACGGCCCGCTGACCCGCGCCGTGCGCGAAGGCGCGATCTGCTACCTCGACGAAGTGGTGGAGGCGCGCCAGGACACGATCGTCGTCCTGCATCCGCTCACCGACTACCGGCGCATCCTGCCGATCGATCGCACCGGCGAGACCCTCGAGGCCGCGCCGGGCTTCCAGCTGGTGATTTCGTACAACCCCGGCTACCAGCGCATGCTCAAGGACCTGAAGCCGAGCACGCGCCAGCGCTTCGTCGCCATCGAGCTGGGCTTTCCCGAAGCGCCCGCGGAGGCCGCGATCGTCGCGAACGAAAGCGGCGTCGACGGAGGCACGGCGAGGGCCCTGGTCGAACTCGCGGGCCGCCTGCGCTCGCTGCGCGACCGCGGCCTGGCGGAGGTGCCGAGCACGCGGCTGCTGATCGCCGCCGGGCGCCTGGTGGCCAGCGGCATCGGCCTGCGCGAGGCCTGCAACGCCGCGGTGGTTGCCCCGCTCAGCGACGATCCGACCCTGCTCGGCGCGATGCGCGAACTCGTCGACGCGATGTTCCCCTAG
- the erpA gene encoding iron-sulfur cluster insertion protein ErpA produces the protein MSTTIDLSAPGYQSLDRPLEFTTAAAAKVRELIAGEGNAALKLRVYIQGGGCSGFQYGFEFDEEQGEDDLAVATDGMTLLVDPLSLQYLMGASVDYVESLHGAQFTIRNPNAKSTCGCGSSFTA, from the coding sequence ATGAGCACCACCATCGATCTGTCCGCGCCGGGCTACCAGAGCCTGGATCGTCCGCTTGAATTCACCACCGCGGCGGCAGCCAAGGTGCGCGAGCTGATCGCCGGCGAGGGCAATGCCGCGCTCAAGCTGCGCGTCTACATCCAGGGCGGCGGCTGCTCGGGCTTCCAGTACGGCTTCGAGTTCGACGAGGAGCAGGGCGAGGACGACCTGGCGGTCGCCACCGACGGCATGACGCTGCTGGTCGACCCGCTCAGCCTGCAGTACCTGATGGGCGCCTCGGTCGATTACGTCGAGAGCCTGCACGGCGCGCAGTTCACCATCCGCAATCCCAACGCGAAGTCGACCTGCGGCTGCGGCAGCAGCTTCACCGCATGA
- a CDS encoding (2Fe-2S)-binding protein has translation MYVCICNGVTDHEIRQAAAAGCASMAELTMRTGCGASCGSCVGTAAALLDAEAGARRVLRELPLAEAA, from the coding sequence GTGTACGTCTGTATCTGCAACGGTGTGACCGACCACGAGATCCGCCAGGCGGCAGCCGCCGGCTGCGCCAGCATGGCCGAGCTCACGATGCGCACCGGCTGCGGCGCCAGCTGCGGCAGCTGTGTCGGCACGGCGGCGGCCCTGCTCGACGCCGAGGCCGGCGCCCGCCGGGTCCTGCGCGAACTTCCGCTGGCCGAGGCCGCCTGA
- a CDS encoding EAL domain-containing response regulator, with protein MPTPVRPARAEFPPAHYWRRWSADAGPPEPVRSDLPPAEPPPPPVTPPVAADGTTEAPYRVLVVEDDLSQALFAESVLCGAGMQAAVVSVASEVMGSLETFRPDLVLMDLHMPGMDGVELTHLIRDHAAHGHVPIVFLTGDPDPERQFEALETGADDFLTKPVRPRHLIAAVQSRVRRARTLASERSGGGRHPVTGLYTRSHMLQRLNAMIPGDGRGALYMVEVAGIGVLRDRYGYTGLEQLLTDAAARVGEAATGNAVSRLSDGIYLVHAAEVDAAQLPESARALRDALGRAGFSVNEEAVRLRAFVGYTSLAHGYGDASSALGAAERALREARTQPTAVAGYQPPRQRDHDQAMAEAVRQALAENRFQLSFQPVVAVAGGEEAQFQTLLRMRQADGTLLAAADFLPAADAADLMHDIDLRVLELAVTVLHQRADAGKPVRLFVSQSARSLARDSHAEHVLGMLSAYGVEGGRIVIDVRQDEALIHALALREFCDAMVPAGVQLCLGQYQSGREADALLGQLPLGFVRLSPRYSQKLDDPAVRDEMRQAIDRAHRLGLCVIGQHVEDPQAAATLWMSGVDFIQGNLVQHVAGEMDFDFHHSVL; from the coding sequence GTGCCGACGCCCGTCCGTCCCGCGCGGGCCGAGTTCCCGCCCGCGCACTACTGGCGGCGCTGGTCGGCCGACGCCGGCCCTCCGGAACCCGTGCGCAGCGATCTCCCGCCCGCCGAGCCGCCGCCGCCACCCGTGACTCCGCCAGTGGCGGCCGACGGGACGACCGAGGCGCCCTATCGCGTGCTGGTGGTCGAGGACGACCTCAGCCAGGCGCTGTTCGCCGAAAGCGTGCTCTGCGGCGCCGGCATGCAGGCCGCCGTGGTCTCGGTGGCCAGCGAGGTGATGGGTTCGCTGGAGACGTTCCGCCCGGACCTGGTGCTGATGGACCTGCACATGCCGGGCATGGACGGCGTCGAACTCACCCACCTGATCCGCGACCACGCCGCGCACGGGCACGTGCCGATCGTCTTCCTCACCGGCGATCCGGATCCCGAGCGCCAGTTCGAAGCGCTGGAGACCGGCGCCGACGACTTCCTCACCAAGCCGGTGCGGCCACGCCACCTGATCGCCGCGGTGCAGAGCCGCGTGCGCCGCGCGCGCACGCTGGCCAGCGAGCGCAGCGGCGGCGGACGGCATCCGGTCACCGGGCTGTACACCCGCTCGCACATGCTGCAGCGGCTGAACGCGATGATTCCCGGGGACGGCCGCGGCGCCCTGTACATGGTCGAGGTGGCCGGCATCGGCGTGCTGCGCGACCGCTACGGCTACACCGGTCTCGAGCAGCTGCTCACCGATGCCGCGGCGCGCGTGGGCGAAGCCGCCACCGGCAACGCGGTGTCGCGCCTGAGCGACGGCATCTACCTCGTGCACGCGGCCGAGGTCGATGCCGCGCAGCTGCCGGAAAGCGCGCGCGCGCTGCGCGACGCACTGGGACGCGCGGGCTTCAGCGTCAACGAGGAGGCGGTGCGCCTGCGCGCCTTCGTCGGCTACACCTCGCTGGCGCATGGCTACGGCGACGCCAGCAGCGCGCTGGGCGCGGCCGAGCGCGCGCTGCGCGAGGCCCGCACCCAGCCGACCGCCGTCGCCGGCTACCAGCCGCCGCGCCAGCGCGACCATGACCAGGCCATGGCCGAAGCCGTGCGCCAGGCGCTGGCCGAGAACCGCTTCCAGCTCAGCTTCCAGCCGGTGGTCGCGGTGGCCGGCGGCGAAGAGGCCCAGTTCCAGACCCTGCTGCGCATGCGCCAGGCCGACGGCACCCTGCTGGCCGCGGCGGACTTCCTCCCCGCAGCCGACGCCGCCGACCTGATGCACGACATCGACCTGCGCGTGCTCGAGCTGGCGGTGACCGTGCTGCACCAGCGCGCCGACGCCGGCAAGCCGGTGCGCCTGTTCGTCTCGCAGTCGGCGCGCAGCCTGGCGCGCGACAGCCACGCCGAGCACGTGCTCGGCATGCTGTCGGCCTATGGCGTCGAGGGCGGGCGCATCGTGATCGACGTGCGCCAGGACGAGGCCCTGATCCACGCCCTGGCCCTGCGCGAGTTCTGCGATGCGATGGTGCCTGCCGGCGTGCAGCTGTGCCTGGGCCAGTACCAGTCGGGACGCGAGGCGGATGCGCTGCTGGGCCAGCTGCCGCTGGGCTTCGTGCGCCTGTCACCACGCTATTCGCAGAAGCTCGACGATCCGGCCGTGCGCGATGAAATGCGCCAGGCGATCGATCGCGCGCACCGCCTGGGCCTGTGCGTGATCGGCCAGCACGTGGAGGATCCGCAGGCGGCCGCCACGCTGTGGATGAGCGGCGTCGACTTCATCCAGGGCAACCTGGTGCAGCACGTCGCGGGCGAAATGGACTTCGACTTCCACCACTCGGTGCTCTGA
- the nudC gene encoding NAD(+) diphosphatase, whose protein sequence is MTLRRVAPYAFVEAPLDRAENLRDDSAALARLWAGGRALVIDAEGRARATTAGALLAPPAAELAEGPGDALFLGLRGEEGWFALREEALADGPAGTADAADTAATDEAAAARIDLRSAAATWPDFEATAFAQARAVLHWRARHRFCGACGGPLAFRRAGWLGHCAACDLEHYPRTDPAVIVAVSDGERLLLGRGPGWAPRRYSVLAGFVEPGESLEQTVVREVFEESSVRVLGCGYLGSQPWPFPSSLMLGFEAEAAPDVPHCPSDELEDARWFSRDEVGAALRGETDPDGLLLSPTISISRWLIERWHARA, encoded by the coding sequence ATGACCCTGCGGCGCGTGGCGCCGTACGCCTTCGTCGAGGCGCCGCTGGACCGCGCCGAGAACCTCCGTGACGACAGCGCCGCGCTGGCCCGGCTGTGGGCCGGCGGCCGCGCGCTGGTGATCGATGCCGAAGGCCGCGCGCGCGCGACCACCGCCGGCGCGCTGCTGGCACCGCCTGCGGCGGAGCTGGCCGAAGGTCCAGGTGACGCGCTGTTCCTCGGGCTGCGCGGCGAGGAAGGCTGGTTCGCGCTGCGCGAGGAAGCGTTGGCGGATGGCCCCGCCGGCACCGCCGACGCAGCCGATACCGCCGCGACGGACGAGGCCGCGGCCGCCCGCATCGACCTGCGCAGCGCCGCGGCGACCTGGCCCGACTTCGAGGCCACCGCCTTCGCCCAGGCGCGGGCGGTGCTGCACTGGCGTGCGCGGCACCGGTTCTGCGGCGCCTGCGGCGGCCCGCTGGCGTTCCGCCGCGCCGGCTGGCTCGGCCACTGCGCCGCCTGCGACCTCGAGCATTACCCGCGCACCGACCCGGCGGTGATCGTCGCGGTCAGCGACGGCGAGCGCCTGCTGCTGGGCCGCGGCCCGGGCTGGGCGCCGCGGCGCTATTCGGTGCTGGCGGGCTTCGTCGAGCCGGGCGAATCGCTCGAGCAGACCGTGGTGCGCGAGGTCTTCGAGGAGTCCTCGGTGCGCGTGCTCGGCTGCGGCTACCTGGGGTCGCAGCCCTGGCCGTTCCCGTCTTCACTGATGCTGGGCTTCGAGGCCGAGGCCGCGCCCGACGTGCCGCACTGCCCCAGCGACGAGCTGGAGGATGCGCGCTGGTTCTCGCGCGACGAGGTCGGCGCCGCGCTGCGCGGCGAGACCGATCCCGACGGCCTGCTGCTGTCGCCGACCATCTCGATCTCGCGCTGGCTGATCGAGCGCTGGCACGCCCGGGCCTGA
- the bfr gene encoding bacterioferritin, with protein MKGDPKVIEFLNKALYNELTAINQYFLHAKMLKNWGLEDLAKHEYEESIDEMKHADQLADRILFLEGLPNFQALGKLRVGESPREILECDLSLELDGLPLLREAIEYCDGVKDYTSGRLFKDILDSEEEHVDWIETQLDLINRVGEQNYLQSKMGS; from the coding sequence ATGAAGGGCGACCCCAAGGTCATCGAGTTCCTCAACAAGGCGCTCTACAACGAGCTGACCGCGATCAACCAGTACTTCCTGCACGCCAAGATGCTGAAGAACTGGGGCCTCGAAGACCTCGCCAAGCACGAGTACGAGGAATCGATCGACGAGATGAAGCACGCCGACCAGCTGGCGGACCGCATCCTGTTCCTCGAGGGACTGCCGAACTTCCAGGCCCTGGGCAAGCTGCGCGTGGGCGAGTCGCCGCGCGAGATCCTCGAATGCGACCTCTCGCTCGAACTCGACGGCCTGCCGCTGCTGCGCGAGGCGATCGAGTACTGCGACGGCGTCAAGGACTACACCAGCGGCCGGCTGTTCAAGGACATCCTCGATTCCGAGGAAGAGCACGTCGACTGGATCGAGACCCAGCTCGACCTGATCAACCGCGTCGGCGAGCAGAACTACCTGCAGTCCAAGATGGGCAGCTGA
- a CDS encoding DUF6776 family protein, which yields MPDSPPPEHPHPRLHLVLMAVLAACLLFGIWGAWTVANDAGASDEGPLRAELDGLRQDVATLTRSDQVSREANRDLQLMLAERDEEISALRADVAFYERLVGSTSQRRGLTVHGLRLQSQGEGAWHFTATLTQTLNRAAVSSGRLSVEVEGSRNDSLERLDWNDLRQTGDAPGIDYSFKYFQQVEGDLILPDGFKPLRVIVRLAPPRGPAVEQSFTWAEATSATPRSAPDA from the coding sequence ATGCCCGACTCGCCACCTCCCGAGCATCCGCACCCGCGCCTGCACCTGGTCCTGATGGCCGTGCTGGCCGCCTGCCTGCTCTTCGGCATCTGGGGCGCGTGGACGGTCGCCAACGACGCGGGCGCCAGCGACGAAGGTCCGCTGCGCGCCGAGCTCGACGGACTGCGCCAGGACGTGGCCACGCTGACCCGCTCCGACCAGGTCAGCCGCGAAGCCAACCGCGACCTGCAGCTGATGCTGGCCGAGCGCGACGAGGAGATCTCGGCGCTGCGTGCCGACGTCGCCTTCTACGAGCGCCTGGTCGGCAGCACCAGCCAGCGCCGCGGCCTGACCGTGCACGGCCTGCGCCTGCAGTCGCAGGGCGAGGGCGCCTGGCATTTCACCGCCACCCTGACCCAGACCCTGAACCGGGCGGCGGTGAGCAGCGGCCGCCTGAGCGTCGAGGTCGAGGGCTCGCGCAACGACAGCCTGGAGCGCCTGGACTGGAACGACCTGCGGCAGACCGGCGATGCGCCGGGCATCGACTACTCGTTCAAGTACTTCCAGCAGGTCGAAGGCGACCTGATCCTGCCAGACGGCTTCAAGCCGCTGCGCGTGATCGTGCGCCTGGCGCCGCCGCGCGGGCCGGCCGTGGAGCAGTCGTTCACCTGGGCCGAGGCGACGTCGGCGACGCCACGTTCCGCGCCGGACGCTTGA